Proteins from one Arthrobacter sp. Soc17.1.1.1 genomic window:
- a CDS encoding DUF58 domain-containing protein has translation MVLTGRLVLLALLGVVPVVLFPGATSILLWVALLAAVTALDLALAASPRRVGIVRELPEGVRLGEECRSALVLRNDTSRPLRATVREAWQPSAGAADPEQAVQVPAGEARRMTVRLRPTRRGILRVETVAIRSAGPLGVAARQVTVPAPGALRVLPSFASKRHLPSKLRRLRELDGGSAVQIRGAGTEFDSLRDYVRGDDVRSIDWRATARRRDTVVRTWRPERDRRVVVVLDTSRTSAARVLDEPRLDTGIEAALLLSVLAERGGDKVHFLAFDRRLRARVDSTAKGNLLGSLVTAMAPLEAELIEADWSRVPAQVRAVSPHRSLVVLLTSLDAGAVEEGLLPALPGLTGRHVVVVASVRDPRLEEMAADRSTAAATFRAAAAERALLDRAAVADQLRLVGAEVVDAVPAELPPLLADTYIRLKATGRL, from the coding sequence GTGGTTCTCACCGGCCGCCTCGTCCTGCTGGCGCTGCTCGGCGTCGTACCCGTCGTCCTGTTCCCGGGGGCGACGTCGATCCTGCTGTGGGTGGCGCTCCTCGCCGCGGTGACCGCACTCGACCTGGCCCTCGCGGCGTCGCCCCGGCGGGTCGGGATCGTGCGCGAGCTGCCCGAGGGTGTCCGGCTCGGCGAGGAGTGCCGCAGTGCCCTGGTGCTGCGCAACGACACCTCCCGCCCGCTGCGCGCCACGGTGCGGGAGGCCTGGCAGCCGTCGGCCGGTGCCGCCGATCCGGAGCAGGCGGTGCAGGTGCCCGCGGGCGAGGCGCGCCGGATGACGGTGCGCCTGCGTCCTACGCGCCGGGGCATCCTCCGGGTGGAGACCGTGGCCATCCGGAGCGCCGGGCCGCTCGGCGTCGCCGCCCGCCAGGTCACGGTGCCGGCACCGGGCGCACTGCGGGTGCTGCCGTCCTTCGCCTCGAAGCGGCACCTGCCGTCCAAGCTCCGCCGCCTGCGTGAGCTCGACGGCGGGTCGGCCGTGCAGATCCGGGGAGCGGGCACGGAGTTCGACTCCCTGCGGGACTATGTCCGCGGCGACGACGTCCGGTCCATCGACTGGCGGGCGACGGCCCGACGGCGCGACACCGTGGTGCGGACCTGGCGGCCGGAGCGCGACCGCCGCGTCGTCGTCGTGCTCGACACCTCCCGCACGTCCGCCGCGAGGGTCCTCGACGAGCCCCGCCTCGACACCGGGATCGAGGCGGCACTGCTGCTGTCCGTGCTCGCGGAGCGCGGCGGCGACAAGGTCCACTTCCTGGCCTTCGACCGCCGCCTGCGCGCCCGCGTCGACTCGACCGCCAAGGGCAACCTGCTCGGTTCGCTCGTGACGGCGATGGCGCCGCTCGAGGCCGAACTGATCGAGGCCGACTGGTCGCGCGTCCCGGCCCAGGTGCGGGCCGTATCGCCCCACCGCAGCCTCGTGGTCCTGCTGACCTCGCTGGACGCGGGCGCCGTGGAGGAGGGCCTGCTGCCGGCGCTGCCGGGCCTGACCGGGCGCCACGTCGTCGTGGTCGCCTCCGTCCGCGATCCGCGCCTCGAGGAGATGGCGGCCGACCGCTCGACCGCGGCGGCGACCTTCCGGGCCGCGGCGGCGGAACGTGCCCTGCTGGACCGGGCGGCGGTGGCCGACCAGCTCCGCCTCGTCGGCGCGGAGGTCGTGGACGCGGTGCCCGCGGAACTCCCCCCGCTGCTCGCCGACACGTACATCAGGCTGAAGGCCACGGGTCGCCTGTGA
- a CDS encoding DUF4166 domain-containing protein, with the protein MTSIYQQAMGAEFGRLQPELREYFGLHAGSGLAGRGHGVFDVAGCPAWFARPAFRLTALDNAFFPEYRDDVPFTIRNFPHTDPFGRPALTARRELDFGTALRVFEDTTSLQDGVLTDYVGRHRRMATLLTCTATDEGRIRMVSSRTRVFAGRRLPLPDAVGALAYVEQWWDDDAAVFRIKTRVVHRQLGTLLVYAGSFQYTLEEFDGVLPAEVRPRRWEQRV; encoded by the coding sequence ATGACCTCGATCTACCAGCAGGCGATGGGCGCGGAGTTCGGCCGGCTGCAGCCGGAACTGCGCGAGTACTTCGGCCTCCACGCCGGCAGCGGCCTCGCCGGGCGCGGGCACGGGGTGTTCGACGTCGCCGGGTGCCCCGCCTGGTTCGCGCGCCCCGCCTTCCGCCTCACGGCGCTCGACAACGCGTTCTTCCCCGAGTACCGCGACGACGTCCCGTTCACCATCAGGAACTTCCCCCACACGGACCCGTTCGGCCGTCCGGCGCTCACGGCCCGCCGCGAACTGGATTTCGGGACCGCCCTGCGCGTCTTCGAGGACACCACCTCGCTGCAGGACGGCGTCCTCACCGACTACGTGGGCCGGCACCGGCGGATGGCCACCCTGCTGACCTGCACCGCCACGGACGAGGGGCGCATCCGCATGGTGTCCTCGCGGACGCGGGTGTTCGCGGGCCGGCGCCTGCCCCTGCCCGACGCCGTCGGTGCGCTCGCCTACGTGGAGCAGTGGTGGGACGACGACGCCGCCGTCTTCCGGATCAAGACCCGGGTGGTGCACCGCCAGCTCGGGACCCTGCTGGTGTACGCGGGGTCCTTCCAGTACACCCTCGAGGAGTTCGACGGCGTCCTGCCCGCGGAGGTCCGTCCGCGGCGGTGGGAGCAGCGCGTCTGA
- a CDS encoding chorismate mutase, translated as MTHPRSGFDPAASSLTGDVAPEVMAELLSVRSSIDNIDATLVYLLAERFKATQRVGHLKAEHDLPAGDPQREAAQIARLRMLAEEAQLDPAFAEKFLNFIISEVIRHHQAISENRRPGTEGTAPPASATPIHGTHA; from the coding sequence ATGACGCATCCACGCAGCGGCTTCGACCCGGCAGCCAGCTCACTCACGGGAGACGTGGCCCCCGAGGTGATGGCTGAGCTGCTCTCGGTGAGGAGCTCGATCGACAACATCGACGCCACCCTCGTCTACCTCCTGGCCGAACGCTTCAAGGCGACGCAGCGGGTGGGGCACCTCAAGGCCGAGCACGACCTCCCCGCCGGTGATCCGCAGCGCGAGGCCGCGCAGATCGCCCGGCTCCGCATGCTCGCCGAGGAGGCGCAGCTGGACCCCGCGTTCGCCGAGAAGTTCCTGAACTTCATCATCTCCGAGGTGATCCGCCACCACCAGGCGATCTCCGAGAACCGCCGGCCAGGCACCGAGGGCACCGCGCCGCCCGCATCCGCGACGCCGATCCACGGTACGCATGCCTGA
- the mnmA gene encoding tRNA 2-thiouridine(34) synthase MnmA, with protein sequence MRVLAAMSGGVDSAVAAARAVEAGHDVVGVHLALSRMPGTLRTGSRGCCTIEDSRDAWRACDILGIPYYVWDFSERFKEDVVDDFVAEYAAGRTPNPCMRCNERIKFAALLEKALALGFDAVCTGHYARVVEDADGNPELHRAADWAKDQSYVLGVLTHEQLRHSMFPLAETPSKAEVRAEAERRGLSVANKPDSHDICFIPDGDTRGWLEERIEMTEGDILDVDGERIGSHPGANAFTVGQRRGLKLGTPAADGKPRFVLEIRPKQNEVIVGPEHLLAIDQMRGIKVSWAGLPIDEVLTGEEFDCTAQVRAHGDPVPARVSVESADGVQQLVVRLVEPMRGVAPGQTVVLYQGTRVLGQATIDSARSALRPEPVAAG encoded by the coding sequence ATGAGGGTACTGGCAGCGATGAGCGGCGGCGTCGACTCCGCGGTGGCGGCGGCACGCGCCGTGGAGGCGGGGCACGACGTCGTCGGCGTGCACCTGGCCCTCTCCCGCATGCCCGGGACGCTCCGGACGGGCAGCCGCGGCTGCTGCACCATCGAGGACTCGCGGGACGCCTGGCGTGCCTGCGACATCCTCGGCATCCCGTACTACGTGTGGGACTTCTCCGAGCGCTTCAAGGAGGACGTCGTCGACGACTTCGTCGCCGAGTACGCCGCGGGCCGCACCCCGAACCCCTGCATGCGCTGCAACGAGCGCATCAAGTTCGCCGCCCTGCTCGAGAAGGCCCTCGCCCTCGGGTTCGACGCCGTCTGCACCGGCCACTACGCCAGGGTCGTCGAGGACGCCGACGGCAACCCCGAACTGCACCGAGCAGCCGACTGGGCCAAGGACCAGTCCTACGTGCTCGGCGTGCTGACCCACGAGCAGCTCAGGCACTCCATGTTCCCGCTCGCCGAGACGCCGTCGAAGGCCGAGGTCCGGGCCGAGGCCGAGCGGCGCGGCCTCTCCGTCGCGAACAAGCCCGACAGCCACGACATCTGCTTCATCCCCGACGGGGACACGCGCGGCTGGCTCGAGGAGCGCATCGAGATGACCGAGGGGGACATCCTCGACGTCGACGGCGAGAGGATCGGCAGCCACCCGGGCGCGAACGCCTTCACCGTCGGCCAGCGCCGCGGCCTGAAGCTCGGCACCCCCGCCGCGGACGGCAAGCCGCGCTTCGTGCTGGAGATCCGTCCCAAGCAGAACGAGGTGATCGTGGGACCGGAGCACCTGCTCGCGATCGACCAGATGCGCGGCATCAAGGTCTCCTGGGCCGGCCTGCCCATCGACGAGGTGCTGACCGGGGAGGAATTCGACTGCACGGCCCAGGTCCGGGCCCACGGCGATCCCGTGCCCGCACGCGTGTCCGTGGAGTCGGCCGACGGTGTTCAGCAGCTCGTGGTGCGGCTGGTCGAACCGATGCGCGGCGTGGCACCGGGCCAGACCGTGGTGCTGTACCAGGGCACGCGTGTACTCGGGCAGGCGACCATCGATTCCGCGCGCTCCGCCCTGCGACCCGAGCCCGTCGCAGCCGGATAG
- a CDS encoding cysteine desulfurase family protein, protein MPVYVDHAATTPISAPALAALTRELSRSGNPSSLHGSGRRARRSVEEARETIAAAAGAHASEVVFTSGGTEADNLAVKGLYWARRAEDPARTRILCSAVEHHAVQDTVEWLERHEGAEVVWLPVDSAGVVSLDALRAALADAPDRTALVTVMWANNEVGSVQPVRAVVDEAARYGVPVHSDAVQAFGSLPVSFADSGLATMAVSAHKIGGPVGVGALLVGRAVTLTPVQHGGGQERDIRSGTLDGAGIAAFAAAADDAVARLGAESARLAALRDRLIDGILREVPDAVLRGVAHPAPEGTRLPGNVHFTFPGCEGDSLLFLLDLAGIESSTGSACTAGVPRPSHVLLAMGLTEDEARGAQRFSLGHTSTADDVDAVVGAIGGAYARARTAGMAGHASSIRTAGTGFS, encoded by the coding sequence ATGCCCGTGTATGTCGATCACGCGGCGACCACGCCGATCTCGGCGCCGGCGCTCGCCGCGCTCACCCGCGAACTCAGCCGGAGCGGAAACCCGTCCTCCCTCCACGGCTCGGGCCGTCGTGCCCGGCGTTCCGTCGAGGAGGCCCGGGAGACGATCGCCGCGGCCGCCGGGGCCCACGCGTCGGAGGTCGTCTTCACCTCGGGCGGCACGGAGGCGGACAACCTCGCCGTCAAGGGCCTCTACTGGGCCCGCCGCGCCGAGGACCCGGCCCGCACCCGGATCCTCTGCAGCGCCGTTGAGCACCACGCCGTGCAGGACACCGTCGAGTGGCTCGAACGGCACGAGGGAGCCGAGGTGGTCTGGCTGCCCGTGGACTCCGCAGGCGTCGTGTCCCTCGACGCGCTGCGCGCCGCGCTCGCCGACGCACCGGACAGGACGGCGCTCGTCACCGTCATGTGGGCGAACAACGAGGTCGGGTCCGTCCAGCCGGTGCGGGCCGTCGTCGACGAGGCCGCACGGTACGGGGTCCCGGTCCACAGCGACGCCGTGCAGGCGTTCGGGTCCCTCCCGGTGTCCTTCGCCGACTCCGGACTCGCCACCATGGCCGTCAGCGCGCACAAGATCGGCGGCCCCGTGGGTGTCGGGGCCCTCCTCGTGGGCCGCGCCGTCACCCTCACGCCCGTGCAGCACGGCGGCGGGCAGGAACGCGACATCCGGTCGGGCACGCTCGACGGCGCGGGCATCGCGGCCTTCGCCGCCGCGGCCGATGACGCCGTCGCGCGCCTCGGAGCGGAATCGGCCCGCCTCGCGGCCCTCAGGGACCGCCTCATCGACGGCATCCTCCGCGAGGTGCCGGACGCGGTGCTGCGCGGCGTCGCGCATCCCGCCCCGGAGGGCACGCGGCTCCCCGGCAACGTCCACTTCACGTTCCCGGGCTGCGAGGGCGACTCGCTCCTGTTCCTCCTCGACCTCGCGGGGATCGAGTCCTCCACCGGCTCCGCCTGCACCGCGGGCGTGCCCCGGCCGTCGCACGTGCTGCTCGCCATGGGACTGACGGAGGACGAGGCGCGTGGCGCCCAGCGTTTCAGCCTGGGGCATACATCCACGGCCGACGACGTTGACGCCGTGGTGGGCGCCATCGGTGGGGCCTACGCCCGGGCCCGCACGGCGGGCATGGCCGGACACGCATCATCCATTCGAACTGCAGGAACGGGTTTCTCATGA
- the folP gene encoding dihydropteroate synthase, translating into MDSQEAAPSSPGTYLPGLRHPRHTFGTRTLDFDRQVALMAVVNRTPDSFYDGGATFALQAAVDAALRAVEEGADWVDIGGAPFSPGEPIPVSEEAERIVPVIAAVRAASDVIISADTFLPEVARQALAAGANVVNDTTGLRDPDMAAVVADAGAHLVITHSLAEPRTVYPRPTYGDVVGEIADFLLRKVDSAVRLGIPEDRILLDPGHDLNKNTLHSLEITRRFSEIAGLGFPTLAAVSNKDFIGETLDRPKRERVEGSLAAAVICILGGARVVRMHNVAASRAAINITEAVLGWREPVYLRHNMGDVNEPVAP; encoded by the coding sequence GTGGACAGTCAAGAAGCGGCTCCTTCCTCGCCCGGCACCTACCTGCCGGGCCTCCGGCACCCGAGACATACCTTCGGCACGCGCACCCTGGACTTCGACCGGCAGGTGGCCCTCATGGCGGTCGTCAACCGGACCCCGGACTCCTTCTACGACGGCGGCGCGACCTTCGCCCTGCAGGCGGCCGTCGACGCCGCCCTGAGGGCCGTCGAGGAAGGCGCCGACTGGGTGGACATCGGCGGGGCCCCCTTCTCCCCGGGCGAACCGATCCCGGTGTCGGAGGAGGCGGAGCGCATCGTGCCCGTCATCGCCGCGGTCCGGGCGGCGTCCGACGTCATCATTTCCGCCGACACCTTCCTGCCCGAGGTGGCCCGGCAGGCGCTCGCGGCCGGCGCGAACGTCGTCAACGACACCACGGGCCTGCGGGACCCCGACATGGCGGCGGTGGTGGCCGACGCCGGCGCGCACCTCGTCATCACGCACAGCCTCGCGGAGCCCCGCACGGTGTACCCGCGGCCCACGTACGGCGACGTGGTCGGGGAGATCGCCGATTTCCTCCTGCGCAAGGTGGACTCCGCGGTCCGGCTCGGCATCCCCGAGGACCGCATCCTCCTCGACCCGGGCCACGACCTCAACAAGAACACCCTCCACTCGCTCGAGATCACCCGCCGGTTCTCCGAGATCGCCGGGCTGGGCTTCCCCACCCTGGCCGCGGTGTCCAACAAGGACTTCATCGGCGAGACCCTCGACCGCCCGAAGCGTGAACGCGTCGAGGGCTCCCTCGCCGCGGCCGTCATCTGCATCCTCGGCGGCGCCCGCGTGGTCCGCATGCACAACGTCGCGGCGTCCCGCGCGGCCATCAACATCACGGAGGCGGTCCTCGGGTGGCGCGAACCCGTCTACCTCCGCCACAACATGGGCGACGTCAACGAACCGGTGGCCCCGTGA
- a CDS encoding pyrimidine reductase family protein gives MITSLIPASPDAVDDAGLLRLYAYPASDRPFVRFNFVAAADGAATSGGFSAGLGNDGDKRIFAVLRRLADVVLVGAGTIRAEGYGGSLVDDDARSWRAEHGLAEHPAVAVISGSLNLDPSGSFFGSAPVRPLVLTSASAPAGRRAALADVADVVDCGEDDTVAVPAVLAELRRRGLLRVLCEGGPAVLGDFTRSDAVDELCLSISPLLAGGDGPRIAVGDSPDDAVALALVSLLTEDSALYTRYRRAS, from the coding sequence GTGATCACCTCCCTCATCCCCGCGTCCCCCGACGCGGTCGACGACGCCGGCCTGCTCCGCCTCTACGCGTACCCCGCCTCGGACCGACCCTTCGTCAGGTTCAACTTCGTGGCGGCCGCGGACGGCGCCGCGACGAGCGGCGGCTTCTCCGCCGGGCTGGGGAACGACGGCGACAAGCGCATCTTCGCCGTCCTGCGGCGCCTCGCCGACGTGGTGCTGGTGGGCGCGGGGACCATCCGTGCGGAGGGCTACGGAGGCAGCCTCGTCGACGACGACGCCCGGTCCTGGCGCGCTGAGCACGGGCTCGCGGAGCACCCCGCGGTCGCGGTCATCTCCGGCAGCCTGAACCTCGACCCGTCCGGCAGCTTCTTCGGCAGCGCCCCCGTCCGCCCGCTCGTCCTCACCAGCGCCTCGGCCCCCGCAGGGCGGCGCGCGGCACTGGCGGACGTCGCCGATGTCGTCGACTGCGGGGAGGACGACACCGTCGCCGTCCCCGCCGTCCTCGCCGAACTGCGCCGGCGCGGCCTGCTGCGGGTCCTGTGCGAGGGCGGCCCGGCCGTGCTCGGCGACTTCACCCGGTCCGACGCCGTGGACGAGCTGTGCCTGTCCATCAGCCCGCTGCTCGCCGGCGGCGACGGCCCCCGCATCGCGGTGGGCGACAGCCCCGACGACGCCGTGGCGCTGGCGCTCGTGTCGCTCCTGACCGAGGACTCCGCCCTCTACACCCGGTACCGGCGCGCCTCCTGA
- a CDS encoding J domain-containing protein has translation MPEAPRKSYYDILGVPPGAGAKDIKDAYRRAARAAHPDLGGTAARFHDVAVAYETLSDPQRRERYDADTGRGRPAAAAPGRAGTARRNGTPHPASTRTRVEDEDAAKSPPEYLPPFSPSSPPVVPLIAAGRQLHGAARQPGMFGRLSAGARARVDGELRTSALLERALLPTYPAARLVNGVVLDDREKTAAGAVLLAGYRMAVIDSFTAPPGNFSWDGRALRHQGRPVDLRMPRTVRAVQDLFPDCNVTGWVVIHGAPDNPFAPVIDVPPGFDRGAPGLVQVVNAGTAVRTLRSFLSSGPTPNVVQLPVLARLLAAAGS, from the coding sequence ATGCCAGAGGCACCACGGAAGTCGTACTACGACATCCTCGGCGTGCCTCCCGGGGCCGGTGCGAAGGACATCAAGGACGCGTACCGCCGGGCTGCCCGCGCGGCGCATCCGGACCTCGGCGGCACCGCCGCCCGGTTCCACGATGTCGCGGTCGCCTACGAGACACTCAGCGACCCGCAGCGCCGTGAACGGTACGACGCCGACACGGGGCGGGGCCGGCCTGCCGCGGCCGCACCGGGCCGGGCCGGGACCGCCCGCCGGAACGGCACCCCGCATCCTGCGTCGACGCGCACCAGGGTCGAGGACGAGGACGCCGCGAAATCCCCGCCCGAGTACCTGCCGCCGTTCTCGCCGTCCTCCCCTCCCGTCGTCCCCCTGATCGCCGCCGGTCGGCAACTCCACGGTGCGGCGCGGCAACCCGGGATGTTCGGCCGGCTGTCCGCCGGTGCGCGCGCACGGGTCGACGGCGAGCTGCGGACGTCGGCGCTCCTCGAGCGCGCCCTGCTCCCCACCTACCCGGCTGCGCGCCTCGTCAACGGTGTCGTCCTCGACGACCGGGAGAAGACGGCCGCGGGGGCCGTCCTGCTCGCCGGGTACCGGATGGCCGTCATCGACTCCTTCACGGCTCCGCCGGGCAATTTCTCCTGGGACGGCCGGGCGCTGCGCCATCAGGGCCGGCCGGTTGACCTCCGGATGCCGCGTACGGTGCGTGCCGTGCAGGACCTGTTCCCCGACTGCAACGTGACCGGATGGGTCGTCATCCACGGGGCGCCGGACAATCCGTTCGCACCCGTCATCGATGTGCCCCCGGGGTTCGACCGCGGTGCGCCGGGGCTGGTGCAGGTCGTGAATGCCGGGACCGCCGTGCGGACCCTGCGTTCCTTCCTGTCCTCGGGGCCCACGCCCAACGTGGTGCAGCTGCCGGTGCTCGCGCGCCTGCTGGCCGCGGCCGGAAGCTAG
- a CDS encoding tRNA (cytidine(34)-2'-O)-methyltransferase gives MFRILFHTPEIPGNTGAAIRLAAVAGAELHLVEPLGFSLEDSKLKRAGLDYHDLTVLHVHASLEDAWTALQPRRVFAYTSDGDVSYTDIAYDPSDVLMFGRESDGLPYDVKHDARVTSRVRVPMLASRRSLNLANTASIVLYEAWRQQGFAGAQR, from the coding sequence GTGTTCCGCATCCTCTTCCACACCCCCGAAATACCCGGCAACACGGGCGCCGCGATCCGCCTTGCCGCCGTCGCCGGCGCCGAGCTCCACCTCGTGGAGCCGCTCGGGTTCTCCCTGGAGGATTCGAAGCTGAAGCGGGCGGGGCTCGACTACCACGACCTCACCGTGCTCCACGTCCATGCAAGCCTCGAGGACGCGTGGACGGCCCTGCAGCCCCGCCGGGTGTTCGCGTACACCTCGGACGGCGACGTGTCCTACACGGACATCGCCTACGACCCCTCGGACGTCCTCATGTTCGGCAGGGAGTCGGACGGCCTCCCGTACGACGTCAAGCACGACGCCCGTGTGACCTCCCGCGTGCGCGTCCCCATGCTCGCCTCCCGCCGTTCGCTCAACCTCGCCAACACAGCGTCGATCGTCCTCTACGAAGCCTGGCGCCAGCAGGGCTTCGCGGGCGCCCAGCGATGA
- a CDS encoding class I SAM-dependent methyltransferase, producing MPARHAATLPDGGAEDYDRLAPAVWNPVSNAVVAAADVLLGERVLDVFAGTGTGTIPAAQLAGPDGHVDAVDRSSAMLDLAEAKAEALGLGNVSFHRADPEAWVADVPYDAVVSCYGVFLLDDMDAAMDRIVGLLRPGGRIALSAWDDGALEPFGELLLATLREAGAAGVGTETQPTAPVFVENCRRLASAERLADWLGARGLTEVSVERFGLAVPLDADHAWSLALGSGYRGLLPDEPEALQRVREAFAERLGTSVVLNADSLIAVATRPPAGGTEPGAEPGAEPGTQPGIA from the coding sequence ATGCCCGCTCGCCACGCCGCAACACTGCCCGACGGCGGTGCCGAGGACTACGACCGTCTCGCGCCGGCCGTCTGGAACCCCGTCAGCAACGCCGTCGTCGCCGCCGCCGACGTCCTCCTGGGGGAACGCGTGCTCGACGTGTTCGCCGGCACCGGCACCGGCACCATCCCTGCCGCACAGCTCGCGGGACCGGACGGGCACGTCGACGCCGTCGACAGGTCCTCCGCCATGCTGGACCTCGCGGAGGCCAAGGCGGAGGCGCTCGGGCTCGGCAACGTGTCCTTCCACCGCGCGGATCCCGAGGCCTGGGTCGCCGACGTGCCCTACGACGCCGTCGTGAGCTGCTACGGCGTCTTCCTCCTCGACGACATGGACGCGGCCATGGACCGGATCGTGGGCCTGCTGCGGCCCGGCGGGCGGATCGCCCTGAGCGCGTGGGACGACGGCGCCCTCGAACCGTTCGGCGAGCTCCTCCTCGCGACCCTCCGCGAGGCGGGAGCGGCCGGCGTGGGCACCGAAACACAGCCGACCGCCCCGGTGTTCGTGGAGAACTGCAGGAGGCTCGCCTCCGCCGAACGGCTGGCGGACTGGCTGGGTGCACGCGGCCTCACGGAGGTGTCCGTCGAGAGGTTCGGACTGGCCGTCCCCCTCGACGCCGACCACGCCTGGTCGCTCGCCCTCGGCAGCGGCTACCGCGGACTGCTGCCCGACGAGCCCGAGGCGCTGCAGCGCGTGCGGGAGGCATTCGCCGAGCGACTCGGCACCAGCGTCGTCCTCAACGCCGATTCGCTCATCGCCGTCGCCACCCGCCCGCCCGCCGGCGGGACGGAACCGGGTGCGGAACCGGGCGCGGAACCGGGGACACAGCCGGGGATCGCATAG
- the sigK gene encoding ECF RNA polymerase sigma factor SigK — translation METPRVSRVSPTAPAADEVDVAAVAGPTLTDLLLRIARQDRTAFALFYEQTSRRVYGLARRVLIDPELSEDATQEVYLQVWNTADRFNPAMGTPMAWLMTLAHRRAVDKVRSEQSATDREARYGAATQTIDHDDVVDTVTQRLEAESVVRCLDTLTGTQQESVKLAYYGGLTYREVAETLGVAVPTIKSRIRDGLIRLKTCLEVT, via the coding sequence ATGGAAACGCCACGAGTAAGCCGGGTCAGCCCTACCGCTCCCGCCGCGGACGAGGTGGACGTCGCCGCCGTCGCAGGTCCGACGCTCACCGATCTGCTGCTGCGGATCGCCCGGCAGGATCGGACGGCCTTCGCCCTCTTCTACGAGCAGACCTCGAGGCGCGTCTACGGCCTGGCGCGGCGCGTGCTCATCGATCCCGAGCTCAGCGAGGACGCCACCCAGGAGGTCTACCTCCAGGTCTGGAACACCGCGGACCGCTTCAACCCGGCGATGGGCACCCCGATGGCGTGGCTCATGACCCTCGCGCACCGCCGTGCCGTGGACAAGGTGCGGTCGGAGCAGAGCGCGACGGACCGGGAAGCCCGCTACGGAGCGGCCACGCAGACCATCGACCACGACGACGTCGTCGACACCGTCACGCAGCGCCTCGAGGCGGAAAGTGTGGTCAGGTGTCTCGACACCCTGACCGGGACGCAGCAGGAATCCGTGAAGCTCGCCTACTACGGGGGCCTCACGTACCGCGAGGTGGCCGAGACCCTCGGCGTCGCGGTACCGACCATCAAATCGAGGATCCGCGACGGGTTGATCCGACTCAAGACCTGTTTGGAGGTGACCTGA
- a CDS encoding anti-sigma factor, translated as MNRRFADDLDTDLARGHVLEWAELYALDAISDDERRGLETFLEGAEPAVRTAFADRVRTCRETVTSAYAADEAEPPADLFERIVGQLPGGTGSPVRGPSLVPVGAGSSVASSEDGAADGETLPGGRDELAERRSARTSLGSRASRWVVAAAAAVVIAVGGVTIAQNLQPTTVEQQVLQASDVRKAQLPLEAGGTADLAVSGEEDAAVVTLTGVPAPAEGYVYQMWRIPADGTAPVSEGLMTGEDVAGTKVTELSDISGFAAVAITVEPEGGSATPTLPIVAQIPLGA; from the coding sequence ATGAACAGACGATTCGCAGACGACCTCGACACGGACCTGGCACGAGGTCACGTTCTCGAATGGGCCGAGCTGTACGCGCTGGACGCGATCAGCGACGACGAACGCCGCGGTCTGGAGACGTTCCTCGAGGGCGCCGAGCCCGCGGTCAGGACCGCCTTCGCGGACCGGGTCCGCACGTGCCGTGAGACCGTCACGTCGGCCTATGCGGCCGACGAGGCCGAACCGCCGGCCGATCTCTTCGAACGGATCGTCGGGCAGCTGCCCGGTGGCACCGGTTCACCGGTCCGAGGACCGTCGCTCGTCCCGGTCGGCGCCGGCAGCTCCGTCGCATCGTCCGAGGACGGGGCCGCTGACGGAGAGACTCTGCCCGGAGGTCGGGACGAGCTGGCGGAGCGACGCTCCGCACGGACGTCCCTCGGATCACGGGCCTCCCGCTGGGTGGTGGCGGCGGCCGCGGCCGTCGTGATCGCCGTCGGTGGCGTGACCATCGCGCAGAACCTGCAGCCGACCACGGTCGAGCAGCAGGTCCTCCAGGCGTCCGACGTCCGGAAGGCGCAGCTCCCCCTCGAAGCCGGCGGTACGGCAGATCTGGCCGTCTCCGGCGAGGAGGACGCGGCGGTCGTGACGCTCACCGGCGTACCGGCCCCGGCCGAAGGATATGTGTACCAGATGTGGCGGATCCCCGCCGACGGGACCGCGCCGGTCTCCGAGGGCCTCATGACCGGCGAGGACGTGGCGGGAACGAAGGTGACCGAGCTGTCCGACATCAGCGGCTTCGCGGCGGTCGCCATCACGGTGGAGCCCGAGGGCGGGTCGGCGACACCGACCCTGCCGATCGTCGCCCAGATCCCCCTCGGAGCCTGA